The genomic interval TCAACAGAACCCCTAAAGGCGGAGCAGTCGGGGCCAGGGTACTCATATGGGAGGTTATGTAAATGAGGGTTAGCAGtttttcttttgattggagcaagGTGGAGAAGGCGGTCCTTCTGCCAGCGCTCTAATTGGGAGAAGAGCCTGCCTGCCATTGGTCACCGGAGCCGAGGTTGTTGCCTCGCCCAATGGGAAGGCGCTGCCTAGTGTCAGCAAAGTGTTGGTGGAGGTAGTTCAGATGTGGTACGTCGCCCTCCCATTCTAGGAACTGGACTGCTGGGGTTTGTTTCAAGTAGCTGGAGGTTTAGGCGAGAGACAAACATGTCTGGTCGCGGAAAGCAGGGCGCCAAAGTGCGGGCAAAGGCCAAGTCCCGGTCCTCTCGCGCGGGCCTGCAGTTCCCCGTGGGCCGAGTGCACCGACTGCTGCGCAAAGGTAACTACGCAGAGCGAGTGGGAGCCGGGGCGCCGGTGTACCTGGCAGCGGTGTTGGAGTACCTGACGGCGGAGATCCTGGAGTTGGCTGGCAACGCCGCGCGGGACAACAAGAAGACCAGGATAATCCCTCGCCACCTGCAACTCGCCATCCGCAATGACGAGGAGCTAAACAAGCTGCTGGGGAAAGTGACCATCGCCCAGGGCGGCGTCCTACCCAACATCCAGGCCGTGCTGCTGCCCAAGAAGACGGAGAGTCAGAAGGCGAAGAGCAAGTGACCCTGACGCCGCCACAGGAGAGCTGGCTTCCCCAGCAAAGGCTCTTGCCATAGCCACCCCGCAGTGTTTTTGAATACGGTTGATGTTATGGAGGGCCGGCGCGATCTAGTGGGGAGATGGGCGGCGAGGGTCGGGGGCCAATAAAGTCGGTGAAAGTTGTCTGGTCGAGAGAACTGTGTAATCGCAGGGGCCTGACGGGTGACCCAGGGGGCAACCGGGAGGCCTTTGGAGGAGGTACTGGTGGGTCGGCTTGAGCCACTTTCTGGGCTGCTTTGGTCCGCAGGTCACCCTCAAGGCGGATAAGGGAGACCAGAAGGGACCCACTGGCCTGGAGGTGGGCAGAGTTGGGAACTCTCCCTCCTCGCCTGAAGGCGGAGGAGAGACAGAGTAGGTGAGAATGCGGCTGGGGGAATTATTTTTACGTTCCCTTCCCAGGGCCTTTGCTCCCCTGCCCTGTTTGGGCAGTTCAGGAACCTGTTCTAGGAGGGAGACGGTGGCTTCGAGCTGGTCTTGGGCAGGAAGTTGTCTCTCCGGCCATACTTTtcaaaaggtaaaataatttgCCGTCTTGGAAGTGTGGCTCAGACGACACAGTGTCAACAGATTTTTCTTGGCCTGACAGCTGTTGTGTTTTCGGTATCAGATATTTTTATGTACACGCTTATGTTcaccatttctttaaaatgaaggaaacatcCAGGAATATATGTAGTACGGAAGCATGAGTCACGAGGTTGGAAGTTTGTTCCACTGACACTCATGTTGCAGAACAGTGCAGCACCTTTAGTCATGAGTTACATATGTTTATgagctttaaaaatgattttctcaaGTTTCTAGCTTCATAATGGTCTTATCTCCACCATATTAGATTCCTGTGGAAATGTAATTGGTTtgattttgctttataacaacaaATCACTCTCTTGTCCCTTATGTTCTACCACTGGCCTGAAGTAATGACCTCATTCCAACAATGCCTACTGGGGTTGTGTTG from Balaenoptera ricei isolate mBalRic1 chromosome 10, mBalRic1.hap2, whole genome shotgun sequence carries:
- the LOC132373021 gene encoding histone H2A.J, which gives rise to MSGRGKQGAKVRAKAKSRSSRAGLQFPVGRVHRLLRKGNYAERVGAGAPVYLAAVLEYLTAEILELAGNAARDNKKTRIIPRHLQLAIRNDEELNKLLGKVTIAQGGVLPNIQAVLLPKKTESQKAKSK